Below is a genomic region from Medicago truncatula cultivar Jemalong A17 chromosome 3, MtrunA17r5.0-ANR, whole genome shotgun sequence.
cataaaaaaaaaaaagaaacaacagaCTGAAGCACAAGATTCTGATGAAGGAAGTTCGGATGATGAAAATGCGAAACAAAGACTGAGGCACAAGATGAGTATACCTAAGGTATATGAGCTTATGCATTCAATACATggcaaaagaagaaaagaggagATAATTGAGCTTTTGAATGACAATGGCTTTGGAGGAATGTTGCATATCTGCAACTGGACCAAAAGTCCACACTTTCTTTGTGGATTGGGTTGTTAGAAACTTTGACAAAAAGCACATGTGGATTACATTAAGCAAGACCGAGGTACTTCCATTGAAAGAGGATGATGTACATAGGGTGTATGAGCTTCCAATGGCGGGGAAGCAGATTAACGTTGATCTCTGCTCTGATGCAGCAATAAAGAGATTGAGGACAAAATTAGGACTGGATGAAAATTATTCACCTTTTTTGAAGGTGGCAGATTTGGAGAGAATATTGAAGACACTAGAGAAACCAAAAACGTGGGTGAAGGGTGCAATCTGTTTTATCATTCACAAAATTTTGTGTCCCACTAATAGTAGCTTTGTATCTCTCCAATATGCGCACATATTAGAAGATCCAGTTGGGGTATCATCTTATAACTGGTGCTCACATGTTCTTGGATATATGAAAAAGGCCTGCAAACTCAGAAAGTTGCAAATCCATTAGCGGACTTCCACTTCCTAATGGtgatcattatatatatatatatatataggggtttgctaggatacactCACTAaattttattaaggtgtgttttagcaaagatataactaaaaaattgttaaatacaccttaaggtgaatgttgctaaaacacaccttctaaaaaaataagtgggtgtatgttagcaactcctataggcatttgctaggatacatccacttattttttagaatgtgtgttttagcaagttataactaaaaagtagttaaatataCCTGAAGGTGTAGCtagctaaaacactcccacataaaaactagtgggtgtgttctagcaaatcctatatatatatatatatatatatatatatatatatttgtatttttaaaacaacTGAGTGgtggatttttaaaatatgtatgtGCATGTTTTTATTGTGCAGATTAATTACATGGAGAAAATGGAAAAGAGAAGCCCATTTCTGACAGGGAAATACAAGCGGCAGAAGTGATTGGGATGTGAAGACGGCAAACCAAGACCTTCAGAAGGTGCATGACCTTATAGGACTCGAGCATGGACTGACGGCCAGAGTAACCAGACTGTACAACATCGATGAAGGTTCGCTTGTATTGTGTTTTGATGCAGATACATGTCCACTATCTAAGGTGAGAGCAAAATAATGATATAACTACTATTTATGCAATATTATAAGTCATGAACCTTCTTGTTAGTCCACTATCTAGGGTTGTAGTGAATTGTTATTAGATAGTTCTTTAAGTCTGAAAATCGAAAAGGAAGATTCTATGTGCCTCCAACTCCTTGACCCATAACTTCATAAGACGTTCTCATCGACATTCCAGCTTTAGAATTTATCAAAGCGAGTTGTCCTTGAACTTCATTTACTTCTCGAAATGATCTCAGGTAACACAAATGCTCTAGTTTATGTAATGGATGACAGTGAGCCACATCCCATCTATATATCTTATAGACATTAAAAACTTTATCCAGCTTCAAATATATTCCAGCTTTACAACCAACCCTTTCCTCaggtttttctttcactttcacaAACTCAATAACCACTGGACTGTCTGATGTTGGCATGTTGTTAGAATTAAGCAGACTTCCCTTCTTGAAACCTTGTTTGTTACAAACATAACACACATAATGTACCTTATCTGATTTCTTATTTTGTGAATTGTTCTTCGACTTCAACATAGTCCTAACAGAGAATCCAATGTTATATGCATAATTACCATAAAAATCTTCAATCTCTTTAATAGTTTTAAAGACTAAAGACTTCCATGATTCTTTATTGCTAGGGGAGTAACATTGAGAACTATCAGCATGAATCAGTAATGAAGTTTCAACACTCAATTGTCCACTCTCAGATGGAGTTGATATCAAATCCATTGAAAACATCAACAAACACTATTAAGAACAAAGAACCATTAGATATGATAAATTGAAGTTAAATTGTTCCTTTACATATCAAATCAGAAATTGATCCTAATATCACCAATTGAATCACTAAATTTGAATCACTAAATTGATCCTAAGAACATAAACCATTAACAAATcagaaatttgaatcaaaacctaaatcagaaatttgaatcaaaacctAAATCATATACATGATTACATCTTCAAAATGCAGTACGAAATCATGAGCAAGGAGTGCGAGCAAGGAGTGAAATCCGTGCAACCTCGCCGGTCAAATCACGTCGTCGTGACCTCGCCGGTGAAACCATGTCGGAGCGGCGAGAAAGGGTGAGCACGTCAGAGCGGTGAGCAGGTCGGAGCAGTGAGCACGTCGGAGAGTGTGTGCAATCAGATTGTGAAAGTGTGAGCTGAGCACCCTAGGATTATTACAAGATCCGATGGTTGTGATTTCCTTATGTATGGTGCATAaagaaatccttatgcaccataacttttgcctcTCATTAAGGGTGTGAATGACGTAGGCTAATCAAAAAAGATATTATCTCAAAAAATGGTGTATTCAATAAAGTTAAATATTGGTACTCTTCTAACTCCTATTATTTCAAGAGCGAAGCTCCACACTTCCTTATCTTAAAAGCACCATTAAACAACCTCATTCCTTTTAGGATGATGTCTTTATTAGGAATAGGCTCGGCCTTTAtaagtttatattttgttagTCAGGAGATTTgctatttttgttgatttgcaTTACACTTTTTTTTCCTGTTACAATTATTTCATTCCACAAAGATTTCATTAAAAGGTTTTTAACAaggaatttgttttttattctacTGATTGTTATTTTGGGTTTTGGTCTAGTCATATCCAAGTGttgtatattaattttttttattgttataaattttttagggcGTTACAAGTGATATTTGATAATTTTAGGGTGCTAACATAGTTGAGGTATCAGagtttttgtgatgtttttgcaCTCTgttttttgctttaaaaaaagttagagagataacaattttttatacttGTGTTTCacaaaagtattttttattttacgcatttgtatcaaaatcaataaaaaaataaataagtatcaAACGaatcacaataaaaaaaaataagaaaacaacttTAAATGAGAAGTTATTAAGAGTAActtgtataaaaataattttttttataggagatAGAAAATAAGTATCAAAAGATGGATGTAGTTATGTatcaaaaatttcattttatataattatatctaaaaagactaaattatttttaaaaaagtggtttttattatgataaacaaacacaaaatacatattcaattttttatataaaatctctaaaaaacgGTCACTAAATTATTGAATGTAgtgaaaatagtttttttttttcccataaCTAtcgaatatattttaaaatttaaatttaaatacaacataaaatataaatacaaggaaatataataaaaaaaaatgttgatagaCAGGCACATAGTGCTCATCTTCAACTATACATAAATATAATAGAAGTTGGAATTTAcaattgttttgtattttaaagtatataatatttattgtcaTATGACAGACATGACTCAAATAGACATATTTAACATATGAAGACTAAGTGAGATATCCATTGGTATTtcatcccctaaaaaaataaatgtatatttagTTCGTGCATGTATATGGTTACatgttttttgtgattgaaatgaaTGACTTAAACAGTCATATTTAATATATGAAGAATGAGGGAGAGATGTAATCTTTGTAAGGTATATTGGTGATCCTTGTATGTAGTCGGTGgtggtgtttgtgattgaagTACATGACTCTAAGTGACTCTAAGAGTCTTTAATTCTTGAGAATGAGGGAAAATCAATTGTATATAATTTATCtaatatatttgaaattgttttttaatttaaaattaataatatattaaatttttttatcttttctttaattaatatagggtgaatatatttttggtcaCTACAAAATTGGAGTAATACGAGTCATTGATTAACAAATCAAATGTAAATATTATAAGTAGTATGTAACAAATCatgaacttgtttttttttttttttttttagggaaaatcaTGAACTTGTTAAAATAAGATTTTCGTACTTTACACTTTAGTCATTTTGAAAAATCCAAATCCATATGTAATTGGTTATTTGAGTAGTTCAATCCAAATCAGTTTCATTTTTGATTCAGGTTTTAAAACATTGATGAAATAAAAGGCCGTGGACATAAAATGATCTTAATATAATGTtcaaatgattttgaaaataataccCGAAAAACCATAATCATCCTCTTGTAAATGTTAACTCGTTACTCAAGCCGAGGTACACATTGTTTAAACCCTAAAACCTCGCACCTCCAACTGAATTGTTGATTTGATCGTCATAGTGTTTGTTAGTACATCATCCCCTCCATAAAGAAAATTATCACCCTCAATCACGTAACATATCTCATATCGTCGACCAAGGTCCATTCTAgatcatatatttataaaattattttacaaactAACTTTAACAAGTGACGTTATTAAGTAGAATAGTTTAATTAATATACTATGACagtgtgtaattattttacACAAGTATCCAATGATGTTTGTCAcgtcaattaatgaatatgacgACTCATATCTTTTTATATTCATAAGTTGTCGTGGCAACACATCATTTGACGAATatattaatcaaattatttaaatataattaacatgtacaaattaaattcatgCTAATATAATGGGTGCGCCCTATCAAAAGTTGTTGAGAGGTatccataaaaagaaaattgttgagaTACATTCATCCTTGTTACGTTTTTTATCTAGTTCATTTCTCCACTTTGAACTTTAAAGTGGATTGAGATCCCTCTTGCATACAAATGTcataaaacaaattgaaataaattgtaGACAAGTTTTTTCAATCACACCGCCGTTAAATCAATGTATAAATTCTTGATGAAGTGCGTTAAATAAATTTCgctttgtcttttttttttttttttttgacaaccaAATGTAAATTTGTCAATAAAATAGATATTTAATTACTTCAAGttaaaatagatattttttcttcatatacttcaccgaaaaaaaattctaaactaATTTGCTGTATACATCAAACTTTGATGATAAAGTAAAAGTAgtagtaaaaatgaaaaatgatatttgtatagtCATTTTCcagtttttgtgtcaatacctcattttctttataaatttatggatgtcattcaaataacacaattctgaaaaaaaattagaaggaaAAATATTAGATTGATAGTTTTTATGTTGGGTTGGGGATCAAACATTCGACCTTATCACTCCTTAGTCCCCAATCCAACCACCAAGCCAAAATTTTGACCATGTGAAAAGTCAATTTCTTTCTCTAAAAAGGCAGAAACAAACACTAACGAAAAATCATGGCTAAATTTTTCATAAAGGACATGTCATGCTGAAAAAGCCAAAGAGAGCATTCAATTTTGTCGCTCACCATTCGCAATAATTTGCATTTAGTTATTCTGCAATTATCAAACCTTAAGATCCAAATTCATTTCtaacttttgtttttagaatTAATATGAAACTGCATGAATGAGATAGGATCTACaaagtaagaaaaaataaaggtaTGTCTAGCAAACAAGAGCCTCAAGATAGTGATCCCATCCAAGCATGTCATGACACTATATCATTGATTCCTGAAATGAATGAAGAAGGAAATTATTAGGGGGTTAACCATAGacatagttaaatatatttagCTGAAAGTACCGAACATTAGATGACTTTAACAGGCCTAAATATATACCATGCTGATGATGCACTAAAGGAACATGTACATCAAAATCTTGAAACAACAACTGAACAAACCGTTATTCTGGATAGGTAGAAGAGAGTAAGACTGGtctaaaaaagtaaaagatagTAATTAATACCAATAAGGCAATAACTTCGTGAGTAAATGGAAAACACAAGGATGTTTATCACTTAACGTATAACTAAAACAACTTAGTACAGTTGAATGAAATCATGTTTGTCCATACAtcaatatttcataatcaacatgtactttttcatataaataaaataaaacagtgTAGTGTGGATGCATTAACTTAACAAAATGGCAAAGATCCTGTCAACTGGAAAAGTAAAAATAGATACAGACTTGGGCTCAAGGTGGGTGATTTTATGTGTATGCAACAATATGGCTGGACAATTTAACTATCATGACAACTAATAACTAAGGTTAATGATTTTGTTTGGAGTATGATATTTcatatgattaatattaaatattggCCGTGGGCATGCAGATCTGGTTATTCCCGTGACATAAATGTCATGTCCCCCAAGTTCTCAGAAACAACTAGTCATTTCTTATTGCACAGTGTAGTAGATTGGCAGAAGTGCAGTAAGTTGTATGGGCATTTGGACATCGCTTTTCAAGGAATTTTCATACTAACTGATGGGACTTCCAAGGCAAGCAAATCAAATTGAAATACATAAGACATACAACAGATGCCCAACCTCTAATGCaagcaaatcaaatcaaatcaaaaccaCAAAAATGCAAGAACCAAAAAAAGGTGATTAACCTCATCAACGTGAAGGATTAAGAGCCATAAGCAAGTTCTTTCCACCAGGAAGGTAAGAGACATTAGGAGACTTGGCCAAAGTAGCGGCAATTTCCCTGGAAGCCTCAATCCTCCTAAGCTCAATCAGCCCCATACCAGCAACAGCAGTAGCATCAGAAATCAGCTTTGCAGCATCACTTTCTCCCTCAGCGCGGATGATTGCAGCACGACGCTCCTGTTCTGCCTTCATAACAACAAACTTAGACCTCTCTGCCTCCTGCTGTGCCACCTGCTTCTGCTCAACAGCCCTGATATTGGTCATACAGAGAATCAGTACTGGAAAAGGTCAGGAATGTCATGCTAGTTTAGAATATTGGTAAGTTGGTTCCAGTTAACGAGTAAATTAAGAGTCAATTTGTAAATTAATCAGTCTGTTACAGTTAGCTAGTATGGTGAGTTAGCATAGTTGAGTGAATGCTAAACTTGGTCCCTAAAACAACAGGCACCAATAAGTTAGttcttgaaattaaaaatattgataagtTGGTTCTAGGTAATGAGTAAGTTAAGAGTCTTTGTAATTAATCAATTTGTCGCAGTTAGCTAGTATAGTGAGTTAGCATGGTTAGGAGTGAAAGCTCAACTTGGTCACCTAACAGGCACCATTAAGTTAGTTCTTGTCTtcttgatattaaaaaaaaaatggcaaacaTTTGAAAATCATGAAGTGTCGGTGATTTAGTCCAAATGTTATGTTTTGTTAGAAAACATTTCAAATTAGTTCTTGAACTTAAATACCTGACATCAAATCAGTCCTAAGGATTACTCATGAATCAAATTAGTCATTATATTTGTAATCTAAATGTCAGATTGTTACCTCTTGATTTGCTGCTCGAATGTATGGACTAGaataaccaatatcttaaaattacacaaaaaaaaaaaatctaagtaCTATGGCACTATACAATTTCAAGGACCAAAATTAGAGATTGCCTCATATAGTCTATATATCACCAACACTAAGGTGTGTCGAGTGTccaacacgacaccgacacattaAGTTACATTCAAAGCCCGTTTGTTACACGTTCGCAAGTAAAGTTACTTTTCTCAACCAATCAATCATTTTGTGATTTTAATCATGTTTGTTTAAGCCTTTTCTAATTTAATCAAATGATTGTATTAGATGAAAGTGagtagattaaaattataattactataaacaaacacaaatcagttctagttaaaaaaaaaaaataacctcTAAAAATATTATGTAAACTAATTTCCAGATTGTATTGTATTTGAAGCATTTTTTAGACAAATCAGttctagtttaaaaaaaaaaataacctcTAAAAATATTATGTAAACTTATTTCCAGATTGTATTGTATTTGAAGcattttttagattattttcagattatttatttttaagaatctCATGAAAATTTCCAAACGtggtttttttacaaaataagctGAACAAACAGGCTTGTCTGATAATCACTTCAAttataatcttaaaaaaaaaaaaaacataatcactTCCATAACAAACAGGCTCTTAATCTTAAACAAACAAATCCACAACtactttaatttctttaatcattATCAGTTTTAAGTGTTAGTGTTCGTGATTAACAAACAATTTCAATATACaccaagaaacaaaaaagaaagaaatgtaCCTAGAGAATTCACCACCATAAGACAAATGAGTAATAGCAACGTCATCAAGAAGAATATTGAAATCCTTGGCCCTTCTCACAAGACTATCCCTAACAAGAGCCGAAACCTGAGGCCTATCCGTAAGAAGCTGATCCGCATTAAACTGAGCAACAACAGCTTTCAAAACCTCATTACCTGTTAAGAGATGTAAAATTTAGTTACACGTTAATGACAAGTTACTTGTTCTAAAGAGCTACATATAAGACTTATCATCCtaggtttaaatatgattttttttttagtccatgtaagtttctgtttttttttcttcgattcAGTCCCTACAAATTACAAAACAATTGCTTTTAGACCCTGATGTTAACTTGTTGGGTTGCATGGCGCGATTTTCGATCTGTTTGGTACGGCACATACTTAAGCTTATAGCCTATAAGCTGGTATGAATGAAAAAGACCTTGTTTGGCGTTTGGTAACTGTCATTTTATCACAAGcttattgcttatttttataagcttATCGCGTTTTTTGATAGATTAACTcaagtagcttatagcttaaagcttataacttatcactttttatctcatttttaCCGCTGCAATCTTAATTGGAAAAATTATAAACTACTTCAACAGCCAAACACCACAAATTCAACCAACTAGCATATCTGATatcaactactccctccgtcacaaattataagtcgctcaaaagaaaaaaatttcccCAAAGTATATGTCACTTGACAATAACAATTAagcattaatgttacttttcctatttattattttttcttatttcaattctttaattttgcAAAACTATTCTGAATTACTCTTTCCCATGACAAGgtcaaaacgacttataatttgtTATGTGATGGAGGAAGTAGCTTATAAGTCATCCGCTATAAGCTAGTTTAGCAGTCATCCACTCTAAGCTATTAGCTAGCTACCTTATAGCTAAGAGTGGATAAGCTAGATCAATAAATTCTTAGTGTTTACCAAAATTAGCGGTTGAACAAGCTtacaaatatatgttgaattaatatttttttaattaaggctgaagggtaaaattgacataaaaaatgataaatcatAAGCTTTAATCcataagctacttgaattacCTTATCAAACAACACTATAAACTAGTAAGAAATAAACTATAAGTTTGTGACAAATAAAAGAGGCCTTTCTAGTCAAATGAACTATAAgacataagctataagctcaaatatGTTGTtgccaaacagaccctaaacgCTAACAATATTTTAAAGTTGTATTAAGAATTGTAATGATATTACCGATGGAAGGAAGAACCTTCTCGTCATATTCAAGACCGAGATTCTGAACAATAGTAGGAAGACGTTCAGTATCAGGACGAGAGAGAACACGAAGAGTGAGATTCACCATCTGAAGATCTTTGGTACCGGAGATGGATGAGAATGTGTGAGGTCGAGTGCGGATATCGAAGACGTAAGGCTTTTGAACCCATGGGATGAGGAAATGAGTTCCTTCACCGACTGATTCGGAAAGGATGCCGCGGAATCTGTCAAAGAGGACGGCGCGTTGGCCACCGTCGACGGTGTAGAGAGAGGAGTTGACGGCGGTTGCGGCGGCGCCGAGACCGAAGGCGACGCGTGCTAGGTTTGAGAGGATGTTTGCTGCTTGATTGCTTCccattttagagagagagagagagaagagagagaaagggttttagggttttgaaggAAATGAAAGAAGAGATCAACGAAGTGAAAAGAAagggttttggttttgttttagattttttaatgagaaatgAAAATAAGTGAGTGGAGCGGCTtgtggaagaagaaaaataattttattttaaataaattaattaattaatgtggcaaaaaaataaaagtgtgacTTGTTGAAGGGGAAAAATAAAGTTGAATGAAATAAGTGTGTTTTTAGAATGAAGTGGGTTGTAGATAGAGAGATTCATGGTTGTGATCGCATGGTAAGCATATAAGATGTGAGAgtatgaaattataaaaaaaaattaaaggttaTGTGTTGAGTTTCTTTTAGAGATAGATTATagagttgaaaaaaaaattataaatatgttaGGTATAGTGAAATCATCAAGACTCTTgacaaatgaaagaaatttggGAAAATGGTAAAACTTATAAATATGTTGGGTGTAGTGAAATTTATAAACATGTTGGGTATATTGAAATCATCAAGACTTTTGgcaaatgaaagaaatttgaaaaaatggtaAAACTTGAGGTTTGTTATTGAAGAGGTGGTTGAAGGCTAATTTGTTGTAATTCTTGTATCTATTTTTAACAAACTCTTTGAAAGTGAATATGGAGAGATCTATCTCCTTAAGACGTAAGTTAAATTCGAGCCGAATGAAGCGAGCAAATATCAGTGTAGTGTTTCTTTTCTCTATTATTATTTGGTTTTGCTGTTTTTTGGTTCAATTGTGGTTTTGCTTTACACTATTGTTAGATCGGTTGCGATTGTTTTGGTTATTGGTTGTCGTTGACCATTGCTCCACGGCCCACAAATCAAATTCTATTGGTGTAAGTTTTGATATTTGAGTCAACAACAATATAATCGAAAAACCACTTTCAGACATATGAATAGTTGAGTACTCCATCGATAGAAATCAcgtgaaaaatattttgtttggacTTTATTTATGATCATACCAAAAGTTTTACCATATCCAAAGGTATAAGGGTTAAATCTAATTGCAAAACACAACATAGTTACGATAATTCCAAATTTATCAAATGCATATTAACTAAATCACATGAAAACATTCATCCACTTTCTTTCTTTGAAAATCAAACATATGAATTAAACTGCAtgacaaaaaccatttttgtcaTTACAGACCTAAATTTTAACCAAGATAAAACATTCTCTCATAATTTcccaaaaatcaaataataaaggAACAAATGAATAGTTGTTTCATTAAGATTACACTCAGCCACACAAGGAATCGATGCTAAATTTTGCATCTCTTTTCATAGTATATTATCGTTGGTGGGAATATTGTTAAGTAGTAATCTCTAAGCAAAGATAAACCAAATTGTTTCAAATGAccttataaaaaggaaaatatgcTATTTCTACAAAATTAAATGCTTAGATAAATGTGATGACACatgtctcttctaacttaatcAAGGTCTTGAATTCGAATTCAGTCTTAGGCATGCAGTAGTATTATGATATCtgatttacacaaaaaaagCTTCTTTTATTGAATACATACCATTGAAATTAAGATCCAAAGTTAATGTATCTTCTACATTGTCCTGCAAAGACGATCCAAAGTTCATGTATCTTACATTATACTGCAAAGAAACGTTAGACAATAAAATCTTTCTTATGAAAGTAACCAatcaaaaagtaattaataattacaaCACACAATTATTATTTGAGTATCTTTAGATTATGTATCAATGttgaaatcattttatttttggaattgcTACTCTTCAAAATCTTGGTTTCCATTGATTATAACAATTAGAGTATCTTTTAACCGTGTATCTTCAtcaaattctaaaaatttaaGAAACTGTTTTGcaactaaatataaaaatatgttataagaaattataaaaagataatgattataatttttacTATTTAGGTTGAAATATCTATCCAAATTATCAACTTACAAtagtaaataatatttattacttaGAGAAATGCCAAATTAGAATAGTGAAACAAATAATTTCACGAGAATTGCTGTTTACACATGCTATAAGACtgaaaaatactaataaaagatgaaaatgcCTCTGcaacagttaactaccgaagtttggAATTGAccgcagttaactaccgaagttccTTAACTGccgacgaaaaaaaaaaaaaaaaaacctcggcACTTAATTGCCAAAGAACtcatatcaaattttaaaaaaaaatattatactatGCTATGCTATCTTCACACATCTACTAGAAAAACTATGGTAAAACTTTGATTCTTGTGTGGCATGCTGAAATGCCACTATGCATTCTCTTAATTATGGCACTATGCTGAAACGGGATTATGCATTCTCTTAATTACCAAGTCTAACCAACTAATTCTACGGTTCTGTTTAAGTAAGAAAGGGAAAACTCATTTCATACTGCAAGTCTTTGAATTGCTGTTATCTAGGAACTACCAAGTGTATGTGATAGATATATAGACAAAcaaatgttatataattattcTTTCTCTCATAATTAATTGAGTTAAGTTTGAGTTTTGAATACTATGCTATGCTCTCATAATTACCAAGTGTGTGTgtggagtattttttttaaaaatttgatatgagttcttcggcacttaagtgccgaggttttttttttttttttttacttttttcgtCGGCAGTTGCAGAAggaacttcggtagttaactgcagccgattccaaacttcggtagttaactgccgcagCTTGCAGGGGCAAAAATGTCATTTACTTGTGTGGCACAGCCTTatgtaatgtgggaacaacaattctctaatTTCACTCATGTAATAGTGGTAAATTTAGTAGTATAAATACCACACTTTAATTCATGTAAAAACACACCATTTTTGAgatatcaaaatatatcatCCTAGTTCCTTCTCTCTTGATTTCTTTAGTTTGATAAATGCTAgtgttatatatattatttgaagtattattaattaaagtagtAATCTTATCATCTTATTAGTTCACTAATATCATAACATAAGTATTTAAATATCTAAAtcattaagaaaatataaattatttttttgacaaaaaaggaGTAGTCTAAAAATACTCCATTTTTACACTCTCTTTTCAATATTTATTCTCCTATTGAATGAAATTATGAGTCCCACCGCTTTATACGCGCTTTAGTGTATATAAAATGAGATTACTCCCACCATTTACACCACATGATACTTGCAAATACTGCGATGTCTCAATTCAAACCTAAATGTAGGTGTTCAATCTAGCAATATTAACATTGTAGtatgtttt
It encodes:
- the LOC11420305 gene encoding prohibitin-3, mitochondrial; the protein is MGSNQAANILSNLARVAFGLGAAATAVNSSLYTVDGGQRAVLFDRFRGILSESVGEGTHFLIPWVQKPYVFDIRTRPHTFSSISGTKDLQMVNLTLRVLSRPDTERLPTIVQNLGLEYDEKVLPSIGNEVLKAVVAQFNADQLLTDRPQVSALVRDSLVRRAKDFNILLDDVAITHLSYGGEFSRAVEQKQVAQQEAERSKFVVMKAEQERRAAIIRAEGESDAAKLISDATAVAGMGLIELRRIEASREIAATLAKSPNVSYLPGGKNLLMALNPSR